A region of Sesamum indicum cultivar Zhongzhi No. 13 linkage group LG7, S_indicum_v1.0, whole genome shotgun sequence DNA encodes the following proteins:
- the LOC105166981 gene encoding probable chalcone--flavonone isomerase 3 isoform X1 — MLQCDASIYVLWMIINPTPSDSSHFSIHHHFASSRSSSPHKISSQVLDEYQIKEDPMARRRQWWVWGANTGVTAVEMLSIEIKFTAIGVYLDPQIVFHLHKWKGKSAAELTQDHHFFQAIISGPVDKLVRVVVIKEIKGSQFGVQIESAVRDRLAEIDKYEEEEEEAVEQLVEFFQSKYFNKDSVLTFYFSAASPTVQIGFAGDGKEEAKMEVKNGNVVEMIQKWYLGGSTALSPTTISSLATSLSLLTSQIE; from the exons ATGCTACAGTGCGACGCCTCTATATATGTACTTTGGATGATCATCAACCCAACACCGTCCGATTCTTCACATTTCTCAATTCACCATCACTTTGCTAGCTCTAGATCTTCATCACCCCACAAGATCTCCTCCCAAGTTCTTGATGAATATCAAATCAAAGA GGATCCAATGGCGCGACGAAGACAGTGGTGGGTGTGGGGGGCCAACACGG GAGTTACAGCAGTAGAGATGCTTTCGATCGAGATTAAGTTCACAGCAATAGGAGTATATCTGGATCCCCAAATTGTGTTCCATTTACACAAATGGAAGGGAAAATCAGCAGCTGAGCTAACACAAGATCATCACTTCTTTCAAGCTATCATTTCAg GCCCGGTGGATAAGTTAGTGAGGGTGGTGGTGATTAAGGAGATAAAGGGTTCACAATTTGGAGTACAGATAGAGAGTGCAGTTAGGGACCGTTTGGCAGAGATTGATAAAtatgaagaggaagaggaagaagcaGTGGAGCAGCTTGTGGAGTTTTTCCAGTCTAAGTATTTCAACAAGGATTCTGTCTTGACATTCTATTTCTCAGCTGCTTCTCCCACTGTTCag ATTGGATTTGCTGGAGACGGGAAAGAAGAAGCAAAGATGGAAGTGAAGAATGGGAATGTGGTGGAGATGATACAGAAATGGTACTTGGGTGGGAGCACTGCACTCTCTCCTACAACCATTTCCTCCTTAgccacctctctctctctcctcaccTCTCAAATTGAATGA
- the LOC105166981 gene encoding probable chalcone--flavonone isomerase 3 isoform X3 has protein sequence MLQCDASIYVLWMIINPTPSDSSHFSIHHHFASSRSSSPHKISSQVLDEYQIKEDPMARRRQWWVWGANTGVTAVEMLSIEIKFTAIGVYLDPQIVFHLHKWKGKSAAELTQDHHFFQAIISGPVDKLVRVVVIKEIKGSQFGVQIESAVRDRLAEIDKYEEEEEEAVEQLVEFFQSKYFNKDSVLTFYFSAASPTVQGLFGG, from the exons ATGCTACAGTGCGACGCCTCTATATATGTACTTTGGATGATCATCAACCCAACACCGTCCGATTCTTCACATTTCTCAATTCACCATCACTTTGCTAGCTCTAGATCTTCATCACCCCACAAGATCTCCTCCCAAGTTCTTGATGAATATCAAATCAAAGA GGATCCAATGGCGCGACGAAGACAGTGGTGGGTGTGGGGGGCCAACACGG GAGTTACAGCAGTAGAGATGCTTTCGATCGAGATTAAGTTCACAGCAATAGGAGTATATCTGGATCCCCAAATTGTGTTCCATTTACACAAATGGAAGGGAAAATCAGCAGCTGAGCTAACACAAGATCATCACTTCTTTCAAGCTATCATTTCAg GCCCGGTGGATAAGTTAGTGAGGGTGGTGGTGATTAAGGAGATAAAGGGTTCACAATTTGGAGTACAGATAGAGAGTGCAGTTAGGGACCGTTTGGCAGAGATTGATAAAtatgaagaggaagaggaagaagcaGTGGAGCAGCTTGTGGAGTTTTTCCAGTCTAAGTATTTCAACAAGGATTCTGTCTTGACATTCTATTTCTCAGCTGCTTCTCCCACTGTTCag GGTTTGTTTGGTGGGTAG
- the LOC105166981 gene encoding probable chalcone--flavonone isomerase 3 isoform X2: MNIKSKMGTEVEDVMVDEIPFPPLVNITKPLSLLGHGVTAVEMLSIEIKFTAIGVYLDPQIVFHLHKWKGKSAAELTQDHHFFQAIISGPVDKLVRVVVIKEIKGSQFGVQIESAVRDRLAEIDKYEEEEEEAVEQLVEFFQSKYFNKDSVLTFYFSAASPTVQIGFAGDGKEEAKMEVKNGNVVEMIQKWYLGGSTALSPTTISSLATSLSLLTSQIE, translated from the exons ATGAATATCAAATCAAAGA TGGGTACTGAAGTTGAGGATGTGATGGTGGATGAGATCCCTTTTCCTCCTCTAGTCAACATCACCAAGCCATTGTCCTTGCTAGGCCATG GAGTTACAGCAGTAGAGATGCTTTCGATCGAGATTAAGTTCACAGCAATAGGAGTATATCTGGATCCCCAAATTGTGTTCCATTTACACAAATGGAAGGGAAAATCAGCAGCTGAGCTAACACAAGATCATCACTTCTTTCAAGCTATCATTTCAg GCCCGGTGGATAAGTTAGTGAGGGTGGTGGTGATTAAGGAGATAAAGGGTTCACAATTTGGAGTACAGATAGAGAGTGCAGTTAGGGACCGTTTGGCAGAGATTGATAAAtatgaagaggaagaggaagaagcaGTGGAGCAGCTTGTGGAGTTTTTCCAGTCTAAGTATTTCAACAAGGATTCTGTCTTGACATTCTATTTCTCAGCTGCTTCTCCCACTGTTCag ATTGGATTTGCTGGAGACGGGAAAGAAGAAGCAAAGATGGAAGTGAAGAATGGGAATGTGGTGGAGATGATACAGAAATGGTACTTGGGTGGGAGCACTGCACTCTCTCCTACAACCATTTCCTCCTTAgccacctctctctctctcctcaccTCTCAAATTGAATGA
- the LOC105166982 gene encoding RING-H2 finger protein ATL73-like, giving the protein MMSFSLRRHRLLLDEPPSNGGGARSDTNMVIIIAGLLCALVCAVGINSIVRLVLRWTGRANSDATAEAPPRFGRKGLKKKLLRRIPVAVYGSETGVSFTDCPICLAEFLDGEKIRVLPKCYHCFHVRCVDMWLSSHSSCPTCRRSLAEEPVESGDGGLADEVV; this is encoded by the coding sequence ATGATGAGTTTCTCTCTCCGGCGCCACCGGTTACTCCTGGACGAGCCGCCGAGTAATGGAGGAGGGGCGAGGTCCGATACCAACATGGTGATCATCATCGCAGGCCTCTTGTGTGCTCTAGTATGCGCCGTTGGTATAAACTCAATAGTAAGACTCGTGCTCAGGTGGACCGGGAGGGCGAACTCCGACGCCACTGCCGAAGCGCCGCCGCGGTTCGGCAGAAAGGGCCTCAAGAAGAAGCTGCTCCGCCGGATTCCGGTGGCAGTTTATGGGTCGGAGACTGGGGTCTCGTTCACGGACTGTCCCATATGCCTCGCCGAGTTCTTGGATGGGGAGAAGATAAGAGTGTTACCGAAATGCTACCACTGCTTTCATGTTAGGTGTGTGGATATGTGGCTGTCCTCGCATTCGTCGTGCCCCACGTGCCGGCGGTCTCTGGCGGAGGAGCCGGTGGAGTCCGGCGACGGTGGTCTGGCTGACGAGGTGGTTTAG